One Primulina huaijiensis isolate GDHJ02 chromosome 5, ASM1229523v2, whole genome shotgun sequence DNA segment encodes these proteins:
- the LOC140977380 gene encoding probable calcium-binding protein CML35, translated as MKLSNINPAKLFKQHKKSRSVSRSETDPSSFSSHTSSCSDDGYKKPNTPKSVLPSSSEDWSDEVCFELKQAFEMIDRDGDGKIKKEELEDLLSRLGAEPPIREELKLMLSEVDTDGDGCISLEEFYAIESAFAPPSCDLEMRSTFDFFDSDHDGKITADELFKAFKTIGDAGCTLDECRRMIRNVDMKGEGFVCFEDFRRMMVQQ; from the coding sequence ATGAAACTCAGTAACATCAACCCCGCAAAACTTTTCAAGCAACACAAGAAGTCACGCTCTGTCTCCAGATCCGAGACCGACCCGTCATCCTTCAGCTCCCATACATCTTCATGCTCCGACGACGGGTACAAGAAACCCAACACCCCGAAAAGCGTCCTCCCTTCATCCTCAGAGGACTGGTCAGACGAAGTTTGCTTCGAGCTTAAACAAGCTTTCGAGATGATCGACAGGGACGGGGACGGGAAAATCAAGAAGGAGGAGCTCGAGGACTTGCTCAGCCGTCTTGGGGCGGAGCCTCCCATACGTGAGGAACTGAAGTTAATGTTAAGCGAGGTGGATACGGACGGGGATGGATGCATCAGTTTGGAGGAGTTCTACGCTATCGAGTCGGCATTCGCGCCGCCGTCCTGCGACCTGGAGATGAGGAGCACGTTTGATTTCTTCGACTCCGATCACGACGGGAAGATCACGGCGGATGAGCTCTTCAAAGCGTTCAAAACCATCGGAGACGCCGGGTGCACGCTAGACGAGTGCCGTCGGATGATAAGAAACGTGGACATGAAAGGGGAGGGGTTCGTCTGCTTCGAGGACTTCCGCCGTATGATGGTCCAGCAATGA
- the LOC140977773 gene encoding LOW QUALITY PROTEIN: uncharacterized protein (The sequence of the model RefSeq protein was modified relative to this genomic sequence to represent the inferred CDS: inserted 2 bases in 1 codon; deleted 2 bases in 1 codon): MARRRRSSSHRSSTLSIGNCQVVMEAKNFTSDSDPQTGGIQTFGDYYFVLAKPTDVESHSRSLVQEAFSLYTKELTAMNYAANAGKESMFLQRCVTNGKYCTLIMKSKDVNQPGEVIAAITYQIIPADTLYAEIPLAAVSSIFQNKVMTVEKISKGFVVIGKLNKKERACRLPIKAGVRRALCFLAGSTRMASHIFMDISSKAMELSLPPLQMKHPELTNMTHVQEPCKEVEHLQWTGSGYSESEQLGLEIFSNYGTCLLPIFNARVCLLPKRDPHPIAKRYVANTNGVRESGGATDMENGSCSVQGVKKRIWETSSSLLKFKKVKGTHSNDCQVASQCPVWTSDASIVNFHDRNLKSFSEHKLRPEASLANSASKSTCGKYKECRAGNMSINYHSYLLVPQAEKCIKIMLMNIADDDKTLSLTLIYMGGVVTSNGSESTHVVSGXARKTFNFCIALCSGCWVISAAWLKESFRKGRFVDEMPFILKDDDYVTRYRCELKFAMLELKRIPLDYLKVLVYGQQLMHNLQLIPSQIVKSAGGNVIRESDEVEDILKTIFLSCEEDMEEVLAAVKMGILTFSMDWFMNCIMRQELDLEATKFAEPVTYIDDCSAEMPMVLWSRKCLEISSGKYVRVQES, from the exons ATGGCGCGTAGAAGAAGAAGCTCTTCACATCGTTCCTCAACTCTCTCAATCG GAAATTGTCAGGTCGTAATGGAAGCGAAGAATTTTACATCTGATTCCGATCCACAGACTGGCGGAATTCAAACATTT GGGGACTATTATTTCGTGCTAGCTAAACCAACCGATGTAGAAAGCCATAGCAGGTCCCTTGTCCAG GAAGCATTTTCTCTTTACACTAAGGAGTTAACTGCAATGAATTATGCTGCTAATGCTGGAAAGGAATCCATGTTTCTTCAAAGATGTGTTACAAATGG AAAGTATTGTACTTTAATAATGAAGTCCAAGGATGTAAACCAGCCTGGAGAG GTAATTGCAGCGATTACTTATCAAATAATTCCAGCTGATACACTTTATGCTGAAATACCTCTAGCGGCTGTTAGCTCAATCTTCCAAAACAAG GTCATGACTGTGGAAAAAATTTCTAAG GGGTTCGTGGTGATTGGTAAGTTGAATAAAAAGGAAAGAGCTTGCAGACTTCCTATTAAAGCTGGTGTTCGGCGGGCATTATGCTTTCTTGCTGGTTCAACTCGGATGGCATCTCATATTTTCATGGATATCTCATCCAAAGCTATGGAGCTCTCGTTGCCACCCCTACAAATGAAGCATCCGGAGTTAACAAACATGACACACGTCCAAGAACCCTGCAAGGAAGTAGAACATCTTCAATGGACTGGGAGTGGATACTCTGAATCTGAACAATTGGGGCTTGAAATTTTTTCCAATTACGGTACCTGTCTTTTGCCAATTTTCAATGCCAGGGTATGTTT ATTGCCCAAACGTGATCCACATCCCATTGCAAAGCGTTATGTGGCTAATACCAATGGAGTAAGAGAATCTGGAGGTGCAACTGACATGGAGAATGGTTCTTGTTCAGTACAAGGAGTTAAGAAACGGATATGGGAAACTTCCAGCTCGTTGCTGAAGTTTAAAAAAGTTAAGGGAACTCATTCAAATGATTGTCAAGTGGCTTCTCAATGTCCTGTTTGGACAAGTGATGCAAGTATAGTGAATTTCCATGATAGAAACCTGAAATCATTCAGTGAACACAAACTTAGGCCTGAAGCTTCACTAGCAAATTCTGCGAGTAAAAGCACTTGCGGAAAATACAAAGAATGTAGAGCAGGAAATATGTCCATCAATTATCATAGCTACCTGTTAGTCCCACAAGCGGAAAAATGTATCAAAATTATGCTCATGAACATTGCTGATGATGATAAGACGTTAAGTCTTACCCTAATCT ACATGGGGGGAGTAGTTACCTCCAATGGAAGTGAAAGCACTCATGTTGTTTCAGG AGCCAGAAAGACATTTAATTTTTGCATTGCTCTCTGTTCAGG ATGCTGGGTTATCTCTGCTGCATGGCTGAAAGAAAGCTTCAGAAAGGGTAGATTCGTAG ATGAAATGCCATTTATTCTGAAAGATGATGACTATGTAACTAGGTACAGATGCGAGCTAAAATTTGCAATGTTAGAGCTAAAGCGGATCCCACTGGATTACTTAAAGGTCTTGGTATATGGCCAGCAACTCATGCACAACCTCCAGCTAATACCCTCTCAG ATTGTTAAGTCGGCCGGAGGAAAT GTGATCAGAGAATCAGATGAAGTAGAGgatatattgaaaacaatatttttgtcATGCGAAGAAGACATGGAAGAAGTCCTTGCAGCAGTCAAGATGGGGATCTTGACATTTAGCATGGATTGGTTTATGAATTGCATCATGAGGCAAGAACTTGATCTTGAAGCAACAAAGTTCGCAGAACCTGTAACTTATATTGATGATTGCTCTGCGGAAATGCCCATGGTTTTGTGGTCCAGAAAATGTTTAGAAATTAGTAGTGGAAAATACGtacgtgtacaagaaagttaa
- the LOC140977381 gene encoding uncharacterized protein, which produces MAARKRVPPATDAAKPDEGRSKSETLQPDPPLRPAKLSTILKFFAVFSIPYFCLIFCRYNIDYELKKSILINAFVSLLGFFITISIIPVASKYVLRRNLFGYDINKKGTPEGSIKVPESLGIVVGIVFLVVAILFQYFNFTADSNWLVEYNAALASICFMMLLGFVDDVLDVPWRVKLVLPSIAALPLLMAYAGHTTIVIPKPLIPYIGLEIIDLGWIYKLYMGLLAVFCTNSINIHAGINGLEVGQTVVIACAILIHNVMQIGVATDPEYKQAHAFSIYLGQPLLATSLALLSYNWYPSSVFVGDTYTYFAGMTMAVIGILGHFSETLLIFFTPQVLNFLLSLPQLAGIIPCPRHRLPRFDPKTGLLTGTTDGTLVNLFLRLFGRKSEKTLCVLLLAFQAICCGFCFLLRWLLTGWYK; this is translated from the exons ATGGCAGCTAGGAAGAGAGTTCCACCAGCCACAGATGCCGCCAAACCCGACGAAGGGAGATCCAAATCCGAAACCCTACAACCAGACCCTCCACTTCGTCCTGCTAAATTGTCTACGATACTCAAATTTTTTGCAGTGTTTTCGATCCCATACTTCTGTTTGATTTTCTGTCGCTACAACATTGACTACGAACTCAAAAAATCGATTTTGATCAATGCATTCGTCAGCTTGTTAGGGTTTTTTATTACGATTTCTATTATTCCCGTGGCTTCGAAATACGTACTGAGAAGGAATTTATTTGGGTATGATATCAACAAGAAAGGTACCCCCGAGGGATCCATCAAAGT ACCTGAATCTTTGGGCATTGTTGTGGGGATAGTCTTTCTAGTGGTGGCGATCTTGTTTCAATATTTCAACTTCACCGCAGATTCAAAT TGGCTTGTTGAATATAATGCGGCACTTGCCTCGATTTGCTTCATGATGCTTCTTGGATTTGTTGATGACGTCCTTGATGTACCTTGGAGAGT GAAACTAGTTTTGCCATCTATTGCAGCTCTTCCATTATTGATGGCGTATGCTGGGCATACAACTATTGTTATACCAAAGCCTCTTATTCCATACATCGGATTGGAGATTATAGATTTAG GATGGATATATAAGCTTTACATGGGGCTCTTGGCTGTATTTTGCACAAATTCAATTAACATTCATGCCGGCATTAATGGCCTTGAAGTCGGACAAACAGTTGTTATTGCTTGTGCT atcTTGATACATAATGTCATGCAAATTGGGGTGGCCACTGATCCCGAGTACAAACAAGCGCATGCATTCTCTATCTATCTTGGTCAACCTTTACTTGCCACCTCTTTAGCCTTACTTTCTTACAACTG GTATCCGTCTTCAGTTTTTGTTGGTGATACCTACACGTACTTTGCTGGAATGACCATGGCGGTTATTGGCATTCTAGGCCATTTTAG TGAAACACTTTTGATATTCTTCACTCCACAAGTTCTCAACTTCCTCCTTTCGCTCCCTCAG CTAGCTGGTATTATACCATGTCCTCGGCATCGATTACCAAG GTTTGACCCGAAGACCGGTCTATTAACAGGGACAACCGACGGAACTCTAGTTAACTTATTTTTGAGACTGTTCGGTCGCAAGTCAGAGAAAACTCTGTGTGTTCTACTTTTGGCATTTCAG GCCATTTGTTGCGGCTTCTGTTTCTTGTTGCGGTGGTTGCTCACAGGCTGGTATAaataa